Proteins from a single region of Streptomyces sp. HUAS 15-9:
- a CDS encoding ATP-binding protein, translating to MPPYQPSSEWQFDVPTNGSKRLPPAARSFESLAHQGYGFEAAIADLIDNSIDAGAHNVVVSFLRDTGERGGRDRLVGLLVIDDGHGMDEAGLDTAMTVGGRETYATGALGHFGAGLKAASLSHADALTVISRTKSSPSAGRRWLTARAQADFTCDIVDATYCQSLVDRYDGIIGWHGTIVRWDQVRTFETITTGQTDRYLNDAIERLETHLGLYLHRFLARDGFHVDIVVEDVHTREELDHRGVEHIDPFGYRVPGRPGYPRTYVAPVEGVGDVALTAHIWPPKSPLVAYRGIGPLAERQGFYLYRNDRLVQAGGWNDTRSPEGHLALARIAVDLPPEPNDVFALTVKKDGVQVTPAFARGLEKAAAPTTDHTFSEYVHDAEAAYREAAKRRTEVKRTAVIPPGKGIDPKLKRTLRDELPQLEGDEPITFTWARLDVPPGVDPTELLFTIDHKERQVVLNRDYRHAFNGGRRGGSNDAPVLKSLLYLMLNEIFQKERVWANQTDKVALWNSVLVTAVRAELARAEG from the coding sequence ATGCCGCCCTACCAGCCATCTTCGGAGTGGCAGTTCGACGTACCCACGAACGGCAGCAAGCGGCTCCCCCCGGCGGCCAGGTCATTCGAATCGCTCGCGCACCAGGGCTACGGCTTCGAGGCGGCCATCGCCGACCTGATCGACAACTCGATCGACGCCGGAGCCCACAACGTCGTCGTGAGCTTCCTGCGGGACACCGGTGAGCGCGGCGGTCGAGACCGCCTCGTCGGCCTGCTCGTCATCGACGACGGCCACGGCATGGACGAGGCGGGCCTCGACACGGCGATGACCGTCGGCGGCCGCGAGACGTATGCCACCGGTGCCCTCGGGCACTTCGGCGCCGGGCTGAAGGCCGCATCCCTCTCGCACGCCGATGCGCTCACCGTGATCAGCCGGACCAAGAGCAGCCCGTCGGCCGGCCGCCGTTGGCTCACCGCCCGCGCGCAGGCCGACTTCACCTGTGACATCGTCGACGCGACGTACTGCCAGAGCCTGGTCGACCGCTACGACGGGATCATCGGCTGGCACGGCACGATCGTGCGCTGGGACCAGGTGCGCACGTTCGAGACCATCACCACCGGTCAGACCGACCGCTACCTCAATGACGCGATCGAACGGCTCGAGACCCACCTCGGTCTCTACCTCCACCGGTTCCTCGCCCGCGACGGCTTCCACGTGGACATCGTCGTCGAGGACGTCCACACCCGGGAGGAACTGGACCACCGGGGTGTGGAGCACATCGACCCGTTCGGCTACCGGGTCCCGGGCCGCCCCGGTTATCCCCGTACGTACGTCGCGCCTGTCGAGGGCGTCGGCGACGTCGCGCTCACCGCGCACATATGGCCGCCCAAGTCACCGCTCGTCGCGTACCGCGGCATCGGTCCGCTCGCCGAGCGCCAGGGCTTCTACCTCTACCGCAACGACCGACTCGTCCAGGCCGGCGGCTGGAACGACACCCGGAGCCCGGAGGGCCACCTCGCCCTCGCCCGCATCGCTGTCGATCTGCCGCCCGAGCCCAACGACGTGTTCGCCCTGACCGTCAAGAAGGACGGCGTCCAGGTCACTCCGGCGTTCGCCCGAGGACTGGAGAAGGCGGCAGCCCCGACCACCGACCACACCTTCTCCGAGTACGTCCACGATGCCGAGGCGGCCTACCGCGAAGCCGCCAAGCGGCGCACCGAGGTCAAGCGCACGGCCGTCATCCCACCCGGCAAGGGCATCGACCCGAAGCTGAAGCGGACACTGCGGGACGAACTACCTCAACTGGAGGGTGATGAGCCCATCACCTTCACCTGGGCCAGGCTCGACGTGCCACCCGGCGTCGACCCCACCGAACTGCTCTTCACGATCGACCACAAGGAGCGCCAGGTTGTCCTCAACAGGGACTACCGGCACGCCTTCAACGGCGGCCGACGCGGGGGCTCCAACGACGCCCCGGTCCTCAAGAGCCTTCTCTATCTGATGCTCAACGAGATCTTCCAGAAGGAGCGCGTCTGGGCCAACCAGACCGACAAGGTCGCTCTGTGGAACAGCGTGCTCGTCACCGCGGTACGGGCCGAACTCGCCCGCGCCGAGGGTTAG
- a CDS encoding NgoMIV family type II restriction endonuclease — MNAPFAASLLGWKKLEKTGKLVPNNADSDSDTSKLLAKHTLEALGVEPDVVLPSAPDSLGPALEHAVCDHLKTALPAEAPERIWHVDHKKTVADFAQYEHLDRVAKAVRENPTLRVDLGRDYLIKPDVTVGITHLAAETGIRPHLHAAVSCKWTIRSDRVQNVRHEFLQMIRHRRGRLPHLTVVTAEPMPSRLASIARGTGEADAIYHVAFDALRIAVAQVGNTKQRDDLSEIIEQGRLLPYGMLLPTLSGW, encoded by the coding sequence ATGAACGCGCCGTTCGCTGCCTCCCTTCTCGGCTGGAAGAAACTGGAGAAGACCGGGAAGCTCGTCCCCAACAATGCGGACTCCGACAGTGATACGTCCAAGCTGCTCGCGAAACACACTCTCGAGGCGCTCGGAGTGGAACCCGATGTCGTGCTTCCCAGCGCGCCGGACAGCCTTGGCCCCGCATTGGAACACGCGGTCTGTGATCACCTGAAAACCGCGCTGCCCGCTGAGGCTCCGGAACGCATATGGCATGTTGACCACAAGAAGACCGTGGCCGACTTCGCGCAGTATGAGCACCTGGACAGAGTGGCCAAAGCGGTGCGCGAGAACCCTACTCTCCGTGTTGATCTGGGCCGCGATTACCTCATCAAGCCCGACGTCACGGTAGGCATCACGCATCTCGCGGCAGAGACCGGCATCCGTCCTCATCTCCATGCGGCGGTATCCTGCAAATGGACAATCAGGTCAGATCGCGTACAGAACGTACGCCATGAGTTCCTCCAGATGATCAGGCACAGGCGCGGCCGACTCCCTCATCTGACGGTGGTCACCGCAGAGCCCATGCCCAGTCGGCTCGCCTCGATCGCCCGCGGGACGGGAGAAGCCGATGCCATTTACCACGTAGCCTTCGACGCCCTGAGAATCGCAGTGGCCCAAGTCGGCAACACCAAGCAAAGGGATGATCTCAGCGAGATCATCGAACAGGGCCGTCTCCTCCCGTATGGCATGCTGCTGCCGACCCTGTCCGGCTGGTGA
- a CDS encoding Z1 domain-containing protein produces MSRRGPKHFAKLAFVLADTDEPADTDVSRFRDRVLAAEPGDELLVLWRRKLTAWDFEQSPTWSATAPRTRERRAEVYDKLAFGADLRKALDAAVPVHEEPGPVTISREFQPWYTREQAANRSFYWASYERLLRRKGWSDAAVSGLDEAAHAVVERLADPTRDDPYGARGLVVGYVQSGKTANFTGVTAKAIDAGYRLVIVLGGTLNLLRGQTQRRLDMELIGQENILGAADPNDPDALVGIDYQDDEDWPAKFVSFGARPSTLGAFDIERLTSRDRDYMALERGISALEFEKPDRTRPLYESANLHAARARVMVVKKNKSVLEKLVKDLKKIGPILGEIPALIIDDESDQASVNTTDPKKWEAGTVTRTAINGQISKLLKLLPRAQYVGYTATPFANVFIDPGDEEDLFPRDFLISLPRPTGYMGVQDFHDLDTVDDGEGEAEKTHVRGIYDSTGDRLQEALDAFVLTGALKLYRADHGVPSGPFRHHTMLVHESVRMAEHAALALRINTMWHNAAYTGPEGHARLTSLFERDFHTYAEGSLPTPTAYGDLKPYVAEARRLINKGGTPVIVVNGDSERDYAQPDLDFDRTPNVWKILVGGTKLSRGFTVEGLTITYYRRTTQQADTLMQMGRWFGFRPGYRDLVRLYIGREEALGRGRNTKTVDLYEAFEAICRDEELFRAELARYAHLVDGRPQVTPAQIPPLVAQHLSWVNPSARNKMFNAELVEVRSPGRPIEPAAYPQDAQMTVRNAERWRPVLAAVSGTSTTCVLRPDTTSPLPRSFQAATAVIPHDQLLSILSSLEWEEGNVLAPHLTYLSQLDGRLAKVDDWLIIAPQRTLRNRIEATVLGQGPFSLFRRGRQSGKLSFGRISGLEHRLYAQQLIDRPDSDSAGGNVPALGVTRGVVILYPVVDATEDDEVSAVIANGTAAPDRVIMAFTVIPPKSAIDSARQLVRFQARDSSRPDAVIVDAS; encoded by the coding sequence ATGAGCCGACGCGGCCCCAAACACTTCGCCAAGCTCGCCTTCGTGCTCGCCGACACCGACGAACCGGCGGACACGGACGTGTCCCGGTTCCGCGACCGCGTCCTGGCCGCGGAACCCGGCGACGAACTGCTCGTCCTCTGGCGCCGCAAGCTCACGGCGTGGGACTTCGAACAGTCCCCCACGTGGTCGGCCACCGCGCCTCGCACCCGGGAGCGCCGCGCCGAGGTCTACGACAAGCTCGCGTTCGGCGCGGATCTGCGCAAGGCGCTCGACGCGGCCGTGCCGGTCCACGAAGAACCGGGACCTGTCACCATCAGTCGCGAGTTTCAGCCCTGGTACACCCGGGAGCAGGCGGCGAACCGCTCCTTCTACTGGGCTTCGTACGAACGGCTGCTGCGCCGCAAGGGCTGGAGCGACGCGGCGGTCTCCGGTCTGGACGAGGCCGCCCATGCGGTCGTGGAGCGGCTCGCCGACCCCACCCGTGACGACCCTTACGGCGCGCGCGGACTCGTCGTCGGCTACGTACAGTCCGGCAAGACCGCCAACTTCACCGGCGTCACCGCCAAGGCCATCGACGCGGGCTACCGCCTGGTCATCGTTCTGGGCGGCACCCTGAACCTGCTGCGCGGCCAGACCCAGCGCCGGCTCGACATGGAACTGATCGGCCAGGAGAACATCCTGGGCGCCGCCGACCCGAACGACCCGGACGCTCTGGTCGGCATCGACTATCAGGACGACGAGGACTGGCCCGCGAAGTTCGTCTCGTTCGGTGCCCGCCCCTCCACGCTCGGCGCCTTCGACATCGAGCGTCTGACCTCTCGCGACCGTGACTACATGGCACTGGAGCGCGGCATCAGCGCCCTGGAGTTCGAGAAGCCGGACCGCACCCGTCCCCTGTACGAGTCGGCGAACCTGCATGCGGCCCGAGCCCGCGTCATGGTCGTGAAGAAGAACAAGTCGGTACTGGAGAAGCTGGTCAAGGACCTCAAGAAGATAGGCCCGATCCTCGGCGAGATACCGGCCCTGATCATCGACGACGAGTCGGACCAGGCCTCGGTGAACACGACGGACCCGAAGAAGTGGGAGGCCGGCACGGTCACCCGCACCGCGATCAACGGCCAGATCAGCAAACTCCTCAAGCTCCTGCCTCGTGCCCAGTACGTGGGCTACACGGCGACCCCCTTCGCCAACGTGTTCATCGACCCGGGCGACGAGGAGGACCTCTTCCCGCGCGACTTCCTGATCTCCCTCCCCCGTCCCACCGGCTACATGGGCGTTCAGGACTTCCATGACCTGGACACTGTCGACGACGGCGAGGGCGAGGCCGAGAAGACGCATGTCCGAGGCATCTACGACTCCACGGGCGACCGCCTCCAAGAGGCCTTGGACGCCTTCGTCCTCACGGGCGCTCTGAAGCTCTACCGCGCCGATCACGGTGTCCCCTCCGGCCCGTTCCGGCACCACACGATGCTCGTGCATGAATCGGTCCGCATGGCCGAACACGCCGCGCTCGCCCTGCGTATCAACACCATGTGGCACAACGCGGCGTACACGGGCCCGGAAGGCCACGCCCGTCTCACGTCCCTCTTCGAGAGGGACTTCCACACCTACGCCGAAGGCTCTCTGCCCACACCCACGGCATACGGCGACCTCAAGCCCTACGTCGCCGAGGCCCGCCGCCTCATCAACAAGGGCGGCACGCCGGTGATCGTGGTCAACGGAGACAGCGAACGCGACTACGCCCAGCCCGACCTGGACTTCGACCGCACCCCGAACGTATGGAAGATCCTGGTCGGCGGCACCAAGCTGTCCCGGGGCTTCACGGTCGAGGGTCTGACGATCACGTACTACCGCCGCACGACCCAGCAAGCAGACACCCTGATGCAGATGGGCCGCTGGTTCGGATTCCGGCCCGGGTACCGGGACCTCGTCCGCCTCTATATCGGCCGCGAAGAGGCTCTCGGCCGTGGCCGCAACACCAAGACAGTGGACCTGTACGAGGCCTTCGAGGCAATCTGCCGCGACGAAGAACTCTTCCGCGCCGAACTGGCCCGCTACGCCCACTTGGTGGACGGCCGACCCCAGGTCACCCCCGCCCAGATCCCGCCGCTGGTGGCCCAGCACTTGTCCTGGGTGAATCCGTCGGCCCGCAACAAGATGTTCAACGCGGAGCTGGTGGAGGTGCGGTCGCCGGGCAGGCCGATCGAGCCGGCGGCGTACCCGCAGGACGCCCAGATGACCGTACGGAACGCCGAGCGCTGGAGGCCCGTCCTCGCAGCGGTCAGCGGCACCTCGACAACCTGCGTTCTGCGACCGGATACGACCTCACCACTGCCCCGCAGCTTCCAGGCAGCTACAGCGGTCATCCCCCACGACCAGCTCCTTTCTATCCTCAGCTCGCTGGAGTGGGAGGAGGGCAACGTCCTCGCCCCACATCTGACCTACCTGTCCCAGCTAGACGGACGCCTGGCCAAGGTCGACGACTGGCTGATCATCGCTCCGCAGCGCACACTGCGCAATCGGATCGAGGCAACCGTGCTGGGACAGGGCCCCTTCTCCCTGTTCCGCCGGGGCCGCCAGTCCGGAAAACTGTCCTTCGGTCGTATCTCGGGTCTGGAGCACCGCTTGTACGCACAGCAGCTGATCGACCGGCCCGACTCAGACTCCGCTGGAGGCAACGTCCCAGCCCTGGGGGTAACTCGTGGCGTCGTCATCCTGTATCCCGTCGTCGATGCCACCGAGGACGACGAGGTGAGTGCGGTTATCGCGAACGGAACGGCCGCACCTGACAGGGTCATCATGGCGTTCACCGTGATTCCGCCGAAGTCCGCCATCGACTCGGCACGGCAGCTCGTGCGCTTCCAGGCGAGGGACTCCAGTCGTCCGGATGCCGTTATCGTCGATGCATCCTGA
- a CDS encoding NaeI family type II restriction endonuclease: MTDDSPTKDSMLPFEEADIRAAASVALRRAASGPDSELDKVYKHIKALDPTGRRFARVLRNTIDQLLNGEVTGRYDWKTLFKTEKTHAGTLVEINLQREFEFADGDTMDYQIAGVDVDCKYSQQFGGWMIPPEAVGHLCLLAWADDYKSLWSAGLIRIRSEWLNTGNNRDLKLTIKAGQRDKIQWLWRDEELPENVILHMDAADRDAVFAAGSGQRRLNELFRRVQRRRIGRNVVRTVAQQKDYMKRVRGNGGCRSALRPEGILIMGDYASHREIAGRLGLPLPEEGEFVSARVVPARPHHEGAARVPLDGREWVLARPDDAVEPAPALPSHTRQD, from the coding sequence GTGACGGATGACTCACCGACGAAGGACAGCATGCTTCCTTTCGAAGAAGCCGACATCAGAGCCGCTGCTTCGGTGGCTCTACGGCGGGCGGCGTCCGGGCCGGACTCCGAACTGGACAAGGTCTACAAGCACATCAAGGCGCTCGACCCCACAGGCCGACGGTTCGCCAGAGTTCTTCGCAACACGATCGACCAGCTGCTCAACGGGGAGGTCACCGGACGCTATGACTGGAAAACGCTCTTCAAGACCGAGAAAACCCATGCGGGGACTCTGGTAGAGATCAATTTGCAGCGTGAGTTCGAGTTCGCGGACGGCGACACGATGGACTACCAGATCGCCGGTGTCGACGTGGACTGCAAGTACTCGCAGCAGTTCGGCGGCTGGATGATTCCCCCGGAGGCGGTAGGCCACCTCTGTCTGCTGGCTTGGGCAGACGACTACAAGTCGCTGTGGAGCGCCGGCCTCATACGGATACGCAGTGAGTGGCTGAACACGGGAAACAACCGGGACCTTAAGCTCACCATCAAGGCCGGCCAGCGGGACAAGATCCAGTGGCTGTGGCGCGATGAGGAACTCCCCGAGAACGTGATCCTCCACATGGACGCCGCGGACCGGGACGCCGTATTCGCCGCAGGTTCGGGCCAGCGGCGCTTGAACGAGCTCTTCCGACGCGTACAGAGGCGACGCATCGGCCGCAACGTAGTACGCACGGTGGCCCAGCAGAAGGACTACATGAAGCGAGTCCGCGGCAACGGCGGCTGCAGGTCAGCGCTGAGGCCCGAGGGAATCCTCATCATGGGTGACTATGCCAGCCATCGCGAGATCGCCGGCCGACTCGGTCTCCCGCTTCCTGAGGAAGGCGAATTCGTCAGCGCCCGGGTGGTCCCGGCAAGACCTCATCACGAAGGCGCCGCACGCGTCCCCCTGGATGGGAGGGAATGGGTCCTCGCCCGGCCAGACGATGCCGTTGAACCCGCCCCGGCCCTGCCCTCACACACCAGACAGGACTGA
- a CDS encoding SEC-C domain-containing protein has translation MRPDTPAENVDHTAEAARLERTAGLYPADAEALLLQSAAHLELAGNRPAASTLYDRLLSTPDTLENPHLVRALKASNLWEYGHEAEARAIIDGVRASAPRDAAPWVIVAEALESHDELEAAQATFTEGTTLLLTDVTEPPYSTRPLLFGRHRVRRMLGLPHDDWDALADTLHSSPVSLDELHDPKRVWSLGSDNPAELEAEISRLRAELGAYREALSRPFPVAVLHWAQSELAELVEAYPSLATEYPSREDHLTTIEASLRELASSGTPNLGIVTGTVPSYEAFAASEGSSPGDVTLLPQYATTLAARGRAVAWPPQRGTECWCGAGRQYQDCHGIPEA, from the coding sequence ATGCGCCCCGACACGCCTGCCGAGAACGTCGACCACACCGCCGAAGCGGCACGCCTGGAGCGGACCGCCGGCCTGTACCCCGCGGACGCCGAGGCCCTGCTGCTGCAGTCCGCGGCCCACCTGGAACTGGCCGGCAACCGCCCCGCCGCGTCCACGCTCTACGACCGCCTGCTGTCCACCCCGGACACACTGGAGAACCCCCACCTGGTACGGGCCCTGAAGGCCTCGAACCTCTGGGAGTACGGCCATGAGGCCGAGGCCCGCGCGATCATCGACGGAGTCCGCGCGTCCGCCCCGCGGGACGCGGCCCCCTGGGTGATCGTCGCCGAGGCCCTGGAGTCCCACGACGAGCTGGAGGCGGCGCAGGCCACGTTCACGGAGGGGACGACCCTGCTCCTGACGGACGTGACGGAACCCCCGTACTCGACCCGCCCCCTCCTGTTCGGCCGCCACCGGGTACGCCGCATGCTGGGCCTGCCCCACGACGACTGGGACGCCCTGGCCGACACCCTGCACTCCTCACCGGTGTCCCTGGACGAGCTGCACGACCCCAAGCGGGTGTGGTCCCTGGGCTCGGACAACCCGGCGGAACTGGAAGCGGAAATCTCCCGCCTCCGAGCGGAACTCGGCGCCTACCGCGAGGCCCTGTCCCGCCCCTTCCCGGTCGCCGTCCTGCACTGGGCCCAGAGCGAACTGGCAGAACTGGTGGAGGCGTACCCCTCCCTGGCGACGGAGTACCCGTCCCGCGAGGACCACCTCACGACGATAGAGGCCTCGCTGCGGGAGCTGGCGTCCTCCGGGACACCGAACCTGGGGATCGTGACGGGAACGGTGCCTTCTTATGAGGCGTTCGCGGCGTCGGAGGGGTCGTCGCCGGGGGACGTGACCTTGCTGCCGCAGTATGCGACGACCTTGGCGGCTCGGGGGCGGGCTGTGGCTTGGCCTCCGCAGAGGGGAACGGAGTGTTGGTGTGGGGCGGGGCGGCAGTACCAGGATTGCCACGGGATCCCCGAAGCCTGA
- a CDS encoding very short patch repair endonuclease: MQAIRSRDTTPERLIRRLVHAQGLRYRVAARPLSDLRRTADMVFRPTKVAVFIDGCYWHGCPDHYVPPKTNPGYWSDKVARNVTRDRDTDERLRAAGWLVLRFWEHESAEECSAAICQAVTSRRPAVPNSRPDTLTERERP, encoded by the coding sequence ATGCAGGCGATCCGCAGTCGCGACACAACTCCGGAGCGCCTCATCCGTCGGCTGGTACACGCTCAAGGTCTGCGATACCGAGTGGCGGCCCGCCCGCTCTCAGACCTTCGCCGCACCGCCGACATGGTCTTCCGGCCCACGAAAGTAGCCGTCTTCATCGATGGGTGCTATTGGCACGGCTGCCCTGATCATTACGTTCCTCCGAAGACCAACCCTGGCTACTGGTCCGACAAAGTGGCCCGGAACGTCACCCGCGACCGCGATACGGATGAACGTCTGCGGGCGGCCGGCTGGCTCGTCTTGCGGTTCTGGGAGCACGAGTCAGCGGAAGAGTGCAGTGCGGCAATCTGCCAAGCAGTGACATCAAGGCGCCCAGCGGTGCCAAACAGCAGGCCCGACACTCTTACTGAGCGAGAGAGACCTTGA